The sequence below is a genomic window from Cryobacterium arcticum.
GTCCGGGAGGAGGTGTGATCGTGATGATGCCCGCCTTGACGTCGACGGAGGGAACGATCGCCTTGACGAAGGGGATCATCACCTCGCCGGCGGCGGTCTTCACGATGAGAAGGTCCTGCGCAGGCAGGTGTTCAAGGCGGGTCAGCGTGCCGATCTGCACCCCGTCGCGCACGACGGCGAGGCCGACCAGCTGGTGGTCGTACCAGGCGTCTTCTTCGTCGGTCTGCTCGGTCGGGTCCTGATCGATCCAGAGGATCGCCTTGGCCAGGGTCTCCGCGGCCTCGCGGTCGGGAACATCCTTGAAGAACCCGACGGCGTGCTGGTTGTACCAGCGCAACTCGACGAGCTCGATGGTCTTGCCGTGCCAGGGGGAACTGGTCGGCACCTGGAGGGTGAACACGGCGCCCGGGACGAAACGTCGTCCCGGGTCATCCGTGAACAGCTCCAGCTTGATGGCGCCCTTGAGGCCATGGGCCTTGGTGAGGCGCCCCACCCGCAGTTGGGTGGCCGGGGTCGTGCTGTCGTCGCTCATGAGGG
It includes:
- the rimM gene encoding ribosome maturation factor RimM (Essential for efficient processing of 16S rRNA), producing the protein MSDDSTTPATQLRVGRLTKAHGLKGAIKLELFTDDPGRRFVPGAVFTLQVPTSSPWHGKTIELVELRWYNQHAVGFFKDVPDREAAETLAKAILWIDQDPTEQTDEEDAWYDHQLVGLAVVRDGVQIGTLTRLEHLPAQDLLIVKTAAGEVMIPFVKAIVPSVDVKAGIITITPPPGLLEELPEEPDTDEPAATPTPDAQDA